The Sediminicola sp. YIK13 genomic sequence CCATGTTCGATAAAGATTGACTTTTATCATTTCACACCCTCTTTTTATGCCATAGCTTCATACACAACTAATCTTGAGCTTATGCAAACTATACTTTATGCCACTGACTATTCAAAAAATTCCGTTGCAGCCCTGTTATATGCCAATAGTCTATGTTATAAACTAAACGCCAAGCTGCTGGTCCTCCATGTGTTTGACCATCCCATGTCCCTGGCCACCAAAGTTTCTTTGGCGTATTTAAAAAAAGAACAGGAGCTGTTTGAGGTTCACAAAATGAAATTGGAGGCCTTTTGTTATGAGCATTTAAAAGACAAGCCCATTGTGACCAACCGCCAAGTGATCGCCATAGAGAATAGATCCAGTACGGACGGCATCCTTGAAGCCATTGTATCTCTAGATCCGGATATGGTGGTTGTGGGCACTAAGGGCGGCAGCGCCCTCAAGGAATTATTATTGGGGAGTACGGCCACTGGGTTGATAAAAAAAGCCCCTTGTACCGTTTTGACGGTTCCCGAAAATACAACCCTCGTCCCATTGCACACCCTGGTCTATGCCACTGATTTTGAAGATGCCGATATTTTTGCCATCCAACAGCTGGTGAAAATTGCCGAACCCTTCGAGGCATCCATAAAAATTGTACACATTACCACTAAGGATGAATACGAAGAGGATAGACAGGTAGCATGGTTACAAAAAATGCTGGAGCAAAAAGTGGACTATAAACCCATGGATTTTGAACGTATATTATCCGAGAATATCCTGGAGGCACTCCATACCTATATAGAACGATCTGATGTATCCATTTTGGGGATGCTGGAACGTGATGATGGCAGCCTTATTCGAAAATTGATGCACAAAGACCTTGTCATAGCCATGGAATCTTACTTGACCATTCCTCTTATGTGCTTTAAGGTGGGGGGTCTTTAATACTCAAATCAATTCCTCTACATCCCTTGGTGGTGCATTGGAAATATGTACCTCTGCCCTTGCCCCTCCTATCATGGTATATTCATTTTTGATCTTTACCCTGTTCCACCAAAGTATCCAATGCCCCAACAGTGGAAAATAGCGGGTGATCACCTTTGCCAGATGTCCAAGACCCGTTAATGTTATGGAGTCCTTGCGCATGGCGATCTGTACGCAGACACTTTTGGCCACGTGTTCACGGGTATCGAGTTTTTCATTTGTCCGTTTGGGAAGATAGATCCAAGAGCCATCCGCATCCAAAATGGTCTTTTTGGGATCGTTTTCGGTAAAACCAACATACGTAATCCCTACGTGCACCCCGTTGTCGGACAACTCTATCCGTAAGGCTTCTGCCAACCCGGCCTGTGCCATTTTAGAGGTGCTATAAGCTGCATTGTAGGGCATGCCCCTAAAACTGGCAACGCTATTGATAAAGATGATATGTCCTTTTGATATTTTTAAATGGGGGATGGCGTATTTACTTAAATGTGCGGATCCGTTAAAATTGGTCTCGGCAATAATTTTGTAATTGGAATCGGCCATATCCTCCACACTGCCCCTGCTGCTTATCCCGGCATTGTTCACCAAAATATCAAGTCCCCCATAGGTGCTTACCGCACTATCTATCAATTGTCTGCATTGGGCAGGAAAACGGATATCTGCAACCACGGGCAGGGTATCGTAACCCAGTTCCCTAAATTCCAATGCCGTATGCTCCAATCGCTGCCTGTCCCTTCCATTTAACACCACCTTGGCGCCCAGATTCAATAATTCTTGGGCTATGGCTTTTCCTATGCCCATACTGGAACCACTGACAATGGCCACCTTATTTTTAAAAAACCCGTTTCCCATTACCTTTCATTTATTGTTTACCATTTTACCACAATTTTTCCCATGGATTTCCTAGATTCCAAAAATTGGTGTGCCTCC encodes the following:
- a CDS encoding universal stress protein; its protein translation is MQTILYATDYSKNSVAALLYANSLCYKLNAKLLVLHVFDHPMSLATKVSLAYLKKEQELFEVHKMKLEAFCYEHLKDKPIVTNRQVIAIENRSSTDGILEAIVSLDPDMVVVGTKGGSALKELLLGSTATGLIKKAPCTVLTVPENTTLVPLHTLVYATDFEDADIFAIQQLVKIAEPFEASIKIVHITTKDEYEEDRQVAWLQKMLEQKVDYKPMDFERILSENILEALHTYIERSDVSILGMLERDDGSLIRKLMHKDLVIAMESYLTIPLMCFKVGGL
- a CDS encoding SDR family oxidoreductase; the protein is MGNGFFKNKVAIVSGSSMGIGKAIAQELLNLGAKVVLNGRDRQRLEHTALEFRELGYDTLPVVADIRFPAQCRQLIDSAVSTYGGLDILVNNAGISSRGSVEDMADSNYKIIAETNFNGSAHLSKYAIPHLKISKGHIIFINSVASFRGMPYNAAYSTSKMAQAGLAEALRIELSDNGVHVGITYVGFTENDPKKTILDADGSWIYLPKRTNEKLDTREHVAKSVCVQIAMRKDSITLTGLGHLAKVITRYFPLLGHWILWWNRVKIKNEYTMIGGARAEVHISNAPPRDVEELI